In Pseudomonas poae, a single genomic region encodes these proteins:
- a CDS encoding beta-hydroxyacyl-ACP dehydratase has product MMDINEIREYLPHRYPFLLVDRVVDLNVEEKRIRAYKNVSINEPFFNGHFPAHPIMPGVLIIEAMAQAAGILGFKMLDLKPADGTLYYFVGSDKLRFRNPVTPGDQLILEAKFISCKRQIWKFECQASVDGKPVCSAEIICAERKL; this is encoded by the coding sequence ATGATGGACATCAACGAGATTCGCGAATACCTGCCTCACCGTTACCCGTTCCTGCTCGTGGATCGTGTAGTGGACCTCAATGTTGAGGAAAAGCGCATTCGTGCCTACAAGAATGTCAGCATCAACGAACCGTTCTTCAACGGTCACTTTCCCGCGCATCCAATCATGCCGGGCGTGTTGATCATCGAAGCGATGGCCCAGGCTGCCGGTATCCTTGGTTTCAAAATGCTCGACCTCAAGCCTGCCGACGGCACGCTTTACTATTTCGTGGGCTCCGACAAGTTGCGTTTCCGCAACCCGGTCACCCCGGGTGACCAGTTGATCCTGGAAGCCAAGTTCATCAGCTGCAAACGCCAGATCTGGAAGTTTGAGTGCCAGGCTTCGGTGGACGGCAAGCCGGTGTGCTCTGCCGAGATCATCTGTGCGGAACGCAAACTATGA